From one Mesoplodon densirostris isolate mMesDen1 chromosome 19, mMesDen1 primary haplotype, whole genome shotgun sequence genomic stretch:
- the OPA3 gene encoding optic atrophy 3 protein isoform X3 encodes MPCMETFLMDITHPMVYHWVEMRTKMRIMGFRGTVIKPLNEEAAAELGAELLGEATVFLVGGGCLVLEYWRHQTHQRHKEEEQCAAWDAMRDEVGRLALALEALQAQVQAAPPRGALEELQAQMQEVRAQLCAPHPPPAPQAASTSQEVSSSEGKEPAEA; translated from the exons ATGCCCTGTATGGAAACCTTCTTGATGGATATCACACACCCTATGG TGTACCACTGGGTGGAGATGCGGACCAAGATGCGCATCATGGGCTTCCGGGGCACGGTCATCAAGCCGCTGAACGAGGAGGCGGCCGCCGAGCTGGGCGCCGAGCTGCTGGGCGAGGCCACCGTCTTCCTCGTGGGCGGCGGCTGCCTGGTGCTGGAGTACTGGCGCCACCAGACGCACCAGCGTCACAAGGAAGAGGAGCAGTGCGCCGCCTGGGACGCGATGCGGGACGAGGTGGGCCGCCTGGCGCTGGCGCTGGAGGCCCTGCAGGCGCAGGTGCAGGCGGCGCCGCCGCGGGGCGCCCTGGAGGAGCTGCAGGCGCAGATGCAAGAGGTGCGCGCCCAGCTCTGCGCCCCGCACCCGCCGCCCGCGCCCCAGGCAGCATCCACATCCCAGGAAGTGTCCTCCTCCGAGGGAAAGGAGCCGGCCGAAGCCTGA